A single window of Fischerella sp. PCC 9605 DNA harbors:
- a CDS encoding NAD-dependent epimerase produces the protein MKVLVTGVAGFIGFHLAQRLLAEGVYVYGIDNLSDYYDVNLKKARLAELQPQSKFTFQLLELSDRPSTAKLFQDHTFDCVIHLAAQAGVRYSLQNPFAYVDSNLSGFANVLEGCRHSQVGHLVFASSSSVYGANTKVPFATSDKVDNPISLYAATKKSNELMAHAYSHLYNLPTTGLRFFTVYGPWGRPDMAYFKFVQAIYKDQPIDVYNFGKMQRDFTYIDDVVEGLVRVMHKPPQKQSVAPYKLYNIGNNNPVELIRFIEVIEQALGKQAKKNLLPMQPGDVLSTYADIDDLMQDVGFKPITPIEEGIQCFVKWYRDYYGH, from the coding sequence ATGAAAGTACTGGTCACTGGAGTTGCTGGCTTTATAGGATTTCATCTCGCGCAACGTCTTCTAGCAGAAGGGGTGTACGTCTATGGCATCGATAATTTAAGCGACTACTACGATGTCAATCTGAAAAAAGCACGGTTGGCAGAGTTACAACCGCAGTCGAAATTTACCTTTCAGTTGTTGGAATTGAGCGATCGCCCCAGCACTGCCAAACTCTTTCAAGACCACACCTTTGATTGCGTGATTCACTTAGCAGCGCAAGCAGGAGTGCGCTATTCACTACAAAACCCCTTTGCCTACGTAGATAGCAATCTTTCAGGTTTTGCCAACGTGCTGGAAGGTTGTCGTCACAGCCAAGTCGGTCATTTAGTGTTTGCTTCTTCCAGTTCTGTTTATGGCGCGAATACGAAAGTACCCTTTGCCACTAGTGACAAAGTAGACAATCCGATTTCACTCTACGCTGCCACAAAAAAGTCAAACGAATTAATGGCTCATGCCTACAGCCATCTGTATAATCTGCCAACTACAGGGTTGCGTTTCTTTACAGTGTACGGCCCTTGGGGACGCCCGGACATGGCATACTTCAAATTTGTGCAAGCAATCTATAAAGATCAGCCCATTGATGTTTACAACTTTGGGAAGATGCAGCGGGACTTTACCTATATTGATGATGTGGTTGAAGGGCTGGTTCGGGTAATGCACAAGCCACCTCAAAAACAATCTGTTGCTCCTTACAAGCTTTATAACATTGGTAATAACAATCCAGTAGAGTTAATCAGGTTTATTGAAGTGATTGAACAAGCTTTGGGCAAGCAAGCCAAAAAGAACTTGCTACCCATGCAACCGGGGGATGTTCTCAGCACTTACGCGGACATAGATGATTTAATGCAAGATGTGGGTTTTAAACCAATAACACCTATTGAGGAGGGTATTCAGTGTTTCGTTAAGTGGTATAGAGATTATTACGGTCACTGA
- a CDS encoding ABC transporter ATP-binding protein: MARPDRKNLRAALPGIVRILRRFSPQIQKQKFLLIVSFAALMAEIFLHLLEPWPLKFIFDYILLPGFRTKPFGIPFIDGLSPFALLTALTVGLVAIAALRATAAYFSVVGMSLAATNVLTEIRADLYSHLQRLSLSFHHKAKSGDLITRVTSDIDRMREVTVMAVMPLLAHSFTLVGMIAVMFWLHWELALIAIAVFPLFIFSTIRLTKRIRQVVRQQRQREGAMAATAAESIGAIKIVQALSLQDMLEDSFFSHNRQSLKDSAKAQRLAAGLERMVELLVGISVALVLWRGVQLVLVRSLTPGDLLVFVNYLRIAFKPMRQLAKYTGQIAKATASGERILDVLDTVPDIRDARGAKDAPPLQGYVQFENVSFAYEPKKGILRHFTFEVHPGQHVALVGPSGGGKSTLVSLLLRLYDPVEGRILVDGHDLRGYKLQSLRRQISVVLQDSILFATSVRDNIAYGSLGASDREIEQAARLANAHDFIMAMPEGYDTILGERGATLSGGQRQRIAIARAAVRQAPIVILDEPTTGLDKENEHAVNEALERLTKGRTTFLISHNLKPVVQADFILYIEGGQILEQGTHAELIRLGGRYAAMYALQSAIGEDSREDDAYVVSG; the protein is encoded by the coding sequence ATGGCGCGTCCCGATCGCAAAAATTTGAGGGCAGCCTTGCCAGGAATAGTACGGATTTTGCGGCGGTTCTCACCGCAGATCCAGAAACAGAAGTTCCTGCTAATAGTCTCCTTTGCCGCACTAATGGCAGAAATTTTCTTGCACTTACTAGAACCCTGGCCCCTGAAGTTCATTTTTGACTACATCCTTCTACCTGGTTTTAGAACCAAGCCTTTTGGCATACCCTTCATTGACGGACTCAGCCCATTTGCCTTGCTGACAGCCTTGACAGTAGGATTAGTAGCGATCGCTGCACTCCGCGCGACTGCTGCTTACTTCAGCGTTGTTGGCATGTCCCTAGCAGCAACCAATGTCCTCACCGAAATTCGCGCCGATCTCTACAGCCACCTCCAGCGCCTCTCCCTATCTTTCCATCACAAGGCTAAAAGTGGCGACCTGATCACCCGCGTTACCTCTGACATTGATCGAATGCGGGAAGTGACGGTAATGGCAGTTATGCCCCTACTTGCCCACTCTTTCACTTTAGTCGGCATGATTGCCGTCATGTTCTGGCTGCATTGGGAACTCGCACTGATAGCCATTGCTGTGTTTCCCTTATTCATATTTTCCACGATACGCCTGACCAAACGCATTCGGCAGGTCGTACGCCAGCAGCGCCAACGCGAGGGAGCAATGGCTGCAACTGCGGCAGAATCTATCGGTGCGATCAAGATTGTGCAGGCGCTTTCCCTACAAGATATGCTGGAGGATTCCTTTTTCAGCCACAACCGCCAAAGCTTAAAAGACAGTGCCAAAGCACAACGACTAGCAGCAGGTCTAGAACGGATGGTGGAACTGCTTGTGGGGATTTCTGTTGCCTTAGTTTTATGGCGAGGAGTGCAGCTGGTGTTGGTGCGGTCTCTCACTCCAGGGGATTTGTTGGTATTTGTCAACTATCTGCGGATTGCCTTTAAACCGATGCGGCAACTCGCCAAGTATACTGGGCAAATTGCCAAAGCTACCGCTTCTGGCGAACGTATCTTAGACGTGCTGGACACCGTACCCGACATTCGCGATGCACGCGGGGCAAAGGATGCGCCACCTTTGCAGGGATATGTACAGTTTGAAAATGTTTCCTTTGCCTACGAACCAAAAAAAGGTATATTAAGACACTTTACTTTTGAGGTACATCCTGGTCAGCACGTCGCCTTGGTGGGACCCTCGGGGGGCGGTAAATCTACTTTGGTGAGTTTGCTGTTGCGTCTCTATGACCCAGTAGAAGGGAGAATTTTAGTGGATGGACACGACTTGCGGGGGTACAAACTTCAATCTTTGCGGCGACAAATCAGCGTTGTCTTGCAAGATAGTATTCTCTTTGCAACCAGTGTAAGAGATAACATTGCATACGGTAGTTTGGGAGCTTCCGATCGAGAAATTGAACAAGCTGCCCGTCTGGCAAATGCCCACGATTTTATTATGGCAATGCCAGAAGGCTACGACACTATCCTTGGTGAACGGGGGGCAACTCTGTCTGGCGGACAAAGACAAAGAATTGCGATCGCTCGTGCGGCTGTGCGTCAAGCTCCCATAGTCATTTTAGATGAACCTACGACAGGTTTAGACAAAGAAAACGAACACGCTGTCAACGAAGCACTAGAACGCTTGACCAAGGGACGCACCACCTTTTTAATTTCCCATAACCTCAAACCAGTTGTCCAAGCTGATTTTATTCTTTACATCGAAGGCGGACAGATTTTAGAACAAGGTACTCACGCCGAACTGATACGCTTAGGCGGACGGTATGCGGCAATGTATGCTTTGCAGTCTGCGATCGGCGAAGATTCCCGCGAGGATGATGCTTATGTGGTTAGTGGTTAG
- a CDS encoding iron uptake porin — MKNQWKAQLVCNFCHVSLFALTIIFSLSERAFGNKVLPYSSSVLTISNSSQPSVNVNAVSDLADIQPSDWAFHALKSLIDRYDVTGYAHATFSGDRSMTRYEFAASLAATIYQINQLIDTEKSNSVSREDLETIKRLQAEFVYELGIIQGRLDNLQTRVSTIQSFSTTTKLEGEVLFALTGVSNGDKADDSGDAIDNNLTFGSRARLTFDTSFTGKDRLRTRLQTTNLPKIDDATGTDMARLAFQGNDDHEVGLSVLEYRFPVGEQALVYLIAEGGDLDDFFATTLNSFFSGSGDGSISRFTQRNPVSRQGGGAGVGVVYDITDSWGLSLGYVTDDVDEPETGFGKAAYGAIAQLSLEPNDDVGFAITYIHSYNSLDTGTGSRRANDPFNDESDAISADSFGLETAIAFNPKLYLTGWVGFTRATAKDLPNHPTASIFNWALTLALVDLGQEGSVGGIAIGQPPKVTSNDFEVAGQTYEDRDTSVHLEAFWRFQANENLAITPGVLVITNPEYERDNSTIVVGTIRTTLSF; from the coding sequence ATGAAAAATCAATGGAAAGCACAATTAGTCTGCAATTTTTGCCATGTGAGCTTGTTTGCTCTCACAATTATCTTTTCACTCTCAGAGAGGGCTTTTGGTAACAAAGTTCTCCCTTACTCCTCCTCTGTTCTCACAATCTCAAACTCCAGCCAACCCTCCGTTAATGTAAATGCTGTATCTGACTTAGCAGATATTCAACCGAGTGACTGGGCTTTTCATGCTTTGAAATCTTTAATAGATCGCTACGATGTTACAGGTTATGCTCATGCCACCTTTAGTGGCGATCGAAGCATGACTCGCTATGAATTTGCTGCCAGTCTTGCTGCTACCATCTACCAAATCAATCAACTGATCGACACAGAAAAATCTAACTCGGTCAGCCGGGAGGATCTAGAAACGATCAAACGTTTGCAAGCGGAATTTGTCTACGAGTTAGGCATTATACAAGGACGATTAGACAACTTGCAAACCCGCGTCTCTACAATACAATCATTTTCTACGACTACTAAACTTGAGGGAGAAGTTCTTTTTGCCCTGACTGGAGTTAGCAACGGTGACAAAGCTGATGACTCAGGCGATGCCATCGATAATAATCTTACCTTTGGTAGCCGAGCACGTCTAACCTTCGATACTAGTTTCACTGGCAAAGACCGCCTCAGAACTCGCTTGCAAACTACCAATCTTCCAAAAATAGATGATGCGACGGGAACTGATATGGCTCGTTTAGCCTTCCAGGGCAACGACGATCATGAGGTAGGACTGAGTGTCTTAGAGTATCGTTTTCCGGTAGGAGAGCAAGCTCTTGTTTATCTCATAGCAGAAGGTGGCGACCTTGACGACTTTTTTGCTACTACCCTTAATTCCTTTTTTAGCGGCAGTGGTGATGGCTCTATTTCCCGCTTTACCCAGCGCAACCCCGTTTCCCGACAGGGAGGAGGCGCAGGAGTAGGAGTAGTCTATGATATCACTGACTCCTGGGGCTTAAGTTTGGGTTATGTAACTGACGATGTTGATGAACCAGAAACTGGATTTGGTAAAGCAGCATACGGAGCGATCGCCCAACTAAGTCTCGAACCCAATGATGATGTCGGTTTTGCGATTACCTACATCCACTCCTACAACAGCCTCGATACGGGAACAGGTAGCCGCCGCGCCAACGATCCGTTTAATGACGAAAGCGATGCCATAAGTGCAGATTCCTTTGGCTTAGAAACAGCGATCGCGTTTAACCCCAAGCTTTATCTGACTGGTTGGGTGGGCTTTACCCGTGCTACAGCAAAGGATCTGCCAAATCATCCGACGGCGAGTATTTTTAATTGGGCGCTGACTTTAGCTTTGGTCGATTTAGGTCAAGAAGGAAGCGTTGGCGGAATTGCCATTGGTCAACCACCCAAAGTTACTAGTAATGACTTTGAAGTTGCAGGTCAGACGTACGAAGATCGGGACACATCTGTGCATCTAGAAGCCTTCTGGCGCTTCCAGGCAAACGAGAATCTCGCCATTACACCGGGAGTGCTGGTGATTACAAACCCAGAATACGAACGCGACAACAGCACTATCGTTGTTGGTACAATTCGGACAACTTTGAGCTTTTGA
- a CDS encoding glycosyltransferase family 2 protein, with translation MNKPQVTIVVSQRERFSYTQQSLESIYEHTQIPFSLVYVDGNSPPHIQLYLEEQAREKEFDLIRTEYYLSPNQARNLALHQVRTEYLVFIDNDVIVAPGWLDHLLQCAEETKATVVCPLTCIGKPLGETIHLAGGEAHIVVETQENNEVKRRVHEKHYFVNRKITEVRDQLHRQQCEFAEFHCMLVRTEIFDRIGLLDEELLSTREHIDFCMTVTYAGGTIYCEPASVVTYVPGLKYELPELAFFMLRWSDAWEIASLEHFAQKWHLMTNDKYFKKRYKRMGHRRHQGFLKPLLRRLTFGMNPLWLEKWAISLEKKLNHYITDRYARKVRSSGDLQLPHFTANSNKTERELVS, from the coding sequence ATGAACAAGCCACAAGTCACCATAGTAGTTTCCCAACGCGAACGTTTTAGCTACACTCAACAATCATTGGAAAGTATCTACGAACACACTCAGATACCTTTCTCTCTGGTTTACGTAGATGGCAATTCTCCCCCTCACATCCAACTCTATCTTGAGGAACAGGCGCGAGAGAAAGAATTCGATTTAATTCGCACTGAGTATTACCTCTCACCTAACCAAGCCCGTAATCTGGCTTTACATCAAGTTAGAACCGAGTACTTAGTGTTTATTGATAATGATGTGATTGTCGCCCCAGGTTGGCTAGACCATTTATTGCAATGTGCTGAAGAAACAAAAGCAACTGTAGTCTGTCCCCTCACCTGTATTGGCAAGCCTTTGGGGGAGACAATTCACCTGGCAGGTGGTGAAGCGCACATCGTTGTCGAAACACAAGAAAATAATGAAGTCAAACGACGTGTGCATGAAAAACACTACTTCGTAAACCGCAAAATTACTGAGGTGCGCGACCAATTGCATCGTCAACAGTGCGAGTTTGCCGAATTCCACTGTATGCTAGTCCGCACCGAAATTTTTGACCGCATCGGGCTTTTAGATGAGGAACTGTTGAGTACGCGGGAGCATATTGATTTTTGCATGACCGTAACCTATGCCGGAGGCACGATTTACTGCGAACCCGCCTCAGTTGTCACCTACGTACCAGGACTCAAGTATGAATTACCAGAACTTGCCTTCTTTATGCTGCGCTGGAGTGATGCTTGGGAAATCGCCAGTTTAGAACACTTTGCCCAAAAATGGCATCTGATGACGAACGACAAATACTTCAAAAAGCGCTACAAGCGCATGGGACACCGCCGCCATCAGGGATTCTTGAAACCACTGCTACGTCGCCTCACCTTTGGGATGAATCCACTGTGGCTAGAGAAGTGGGCAATTTCTCTAGAAAAGAAATTAAACCATTACATTACCGATCGCTATGCCCGAAAAGTTAGAAGTTCTGGCGACCTACAATTACCCCATTTCACTGCAAACAGTAATAAAACTGAGCGCGAGTTAGTCTCTTAG
- the atpC gene encoding ATP synthase F1 subunit epsilon → MTLTVRVISPDKTVWDAPAEEIILPSTTGQLGILTGHAPLLTALDTGVMRVRAAKNQAWTPIALMGGFAEVEADEVTILVNGAERGDKIDLEEARAAFNEAQTRLNQVAAGDRQAQIQANQAFKRARARFQAAGGMV, encoded by the coding sequence ATGACATTAACCGTTCGTGTAATTTCCCCAGATAAAACAGTGTGGGATGCTCCCGCTGAAGAAATCATTTTGCCCAGCACCACTGGTCAGCTAGGTATCCTCACCGGACACGCACCTCTGTTGACTGCTTTGGATACGGGCGTGATGCGAGTACGTGCCGCTAAAAATCAAGCCTGGACACCGATCGCTTTGATGGGAGGCTTTGCTGAAGTCGAAGCAGACGAAGTCACCATTCTGGTAAACGGCGCTGAACGTGGCGACAAAATTGACCTTGAGGAAGCCCGTGCTGCTTTTAATGAAGCACAAACCCGTTTAAATCAGGTAGCAGCAGGCGATCGCCAAGCTCAAATTCAAGCTAACCAAGCCTTCAAACGCGCCCGCGCTCGTTTTCAAGCCGCTGGCGGTATGGTATAA
- the atpD gene encoding F0F1 ATP synthase subunit beta, producing the protein MVTTAEKTNIGYITQIIGPVVDVKFPSGKMPPIYNALSVTGTNEAGQQVSVTCEVQQLLGDNQVRAVAMTTTDGLVRGMEAADTGAPISVPVGKVTLGRIFNVLGEPVDNRGPVNAEEKFPIHRPAPKLTELETTPSVFETGIKVVDLLTPYRRGGKIGLFGGAGVGKTVIMMELINNIATEHGGVSVFAGVGERTREGNDLYNEMIESGVINKDNLNESKIALVYGQMNEPPGARMRVGLSGLTMAEYFRDVNKQDVLLFIDNIFRFVQAGSEVSALLGRMPSAVGYQPTLGTEVGELQERITSTNEGSITSIQAVYVPADDLTDPAPATTFAHLDGTTVLSRGLAAKGIYPAVDPLGSTSTMLQPGIVGDDHYNTARAVQATLQRYKELQDIIAILGLDELSEDDRLTVARARKIERFLSQPFFVAEVFTGSPGKYVKLEDTIKGFKMILSGELDDLPEQAFYMVGGIDEAIAKAEKMKG; encoded by the coding sequence ATGGTCACCACTGCAGAAAAAACAAACATTGGTTACATTACCCAAATCATTGGTCCGGTTGTAGACGTGAAATTCCCCAGTGGGAAGATGCCACCAATCTACAATGCTTTGAGCGTCACAGGCACCAACGAAGCCGGACAACAAGTCTCGGTTACTTGCGAAGTACAGCAACTGCTTGGTGATAACCAGGTGCGGGCTGTTGCTATGACTACTACCGATGGCTTAGTACGCGGTATGGAAGCTGCCGATACTGGCGCTCCTATTAGCGTGCCTGTTGGTAAAGTCACGCTGGGTCGAATTTTCAACGTCCTTGGCGAACCCGTAGACAATAGGGGACCTGTCAATGCTGAGGAAAAGTTCCCCATCCACCGTCCTGCTCCCAAACTCACGGAACTGGAAACCACCCCTTCCGTATTTGAGACTGGAATTAAGGTTGTTGACTTGCTGACTCCCTACCGTCGTGGCGGTAAGATTGGTCTGTTTGGTGGTGCAGGGGTTGGCAAAACCGTGATCATGATGGAGTTGATCAACAACATCGCTACTGAACACGGCGGTGTGTCGGTATTTGCTGGTGTGGGTGAGCGCACCCGCGAGGGCAATGACCTCTACAATGAAATGATTGAATCTGGAGTAATCAACAAGGACAACCTCAACGAGTCCAAGATTGCTCTGGTTTACGGTCAGATGAATGAACCACCCGGAGCGAGAATGCGCGTGGGTCTGTCTGGCTTGACAATGGCAGAGTACTTCCGGGATGTCAACAAGCAGGACGTACTGCTGTTTATCGATAACATCTTCCGGTTCGTACAAGCTGGTTCGGAAGTGTCCGCGCTGTTAGGACGGATGCCTTCAGCGGTAGGATATCAGCCAACCCTGGGTACAGAGGTGGGTGAATTGCAAGAGCGCATCACCTCCACCAACGAAGGTTCCATTACCTCTATCCAAGCAGTATACGTTCCAGCGGACGACTTGACTGACCCCGCACCCGCTACCACCTTCGCTCACTTGGATGGAACCACCGTGTTGTCTCGCGGTTTGGCAGCTAAGGGAATTTATCCAGCGGTAGACCCCCTAGGTTCCACTTCCACCATGTTGCAGCCGGGGATTGTTGGTGACGATCACTACAACACCGCTCGGGCTGTACAAGCAACTCTACAGCGTTATAAGGAACTGCAAGACATTATCGCCATTCTCGGTTTGGATGAATTGTCTGAAGATGACCGTCTGACTGTGGCTCGTGCCCGGAAGATCGAGCGCTTCTTGTCTCAGCCATTCTTCGTAGCAGAAGTATTCACCGGCTCCCCTGGTAAATATGTGAAGTTGGAAGATACCATCAAAGGCTTTAAGATGATTCTGTCTGGTGAGTTGGATGACCTGCCAGAACAGGCATTCTACATGGTCGGTGGCATTGACGAAGCCATTGCTAAAGCTGAAAAAATGAAAGGGTAA
- a CDS encoding glycosyltransferase, which produces MTKTKICITTLEYPPDVGGVGESVHRIAQMLINSGYEIHVAVFRSKQRLVSDDSRRRSSCKTILQDGVFVHRIKSAVRDEMQEIQDFFSDVYFQLKCLHQKYSFDLFHAFFMNETGYVTTLLAKENDVPVINSVRGADLHKHIFNPKNHAQIAWVLENSNWVTFVSRELQKRASVIVPSVKLKSSAFWNSIAPINFAKLLTPPLVRELPGIVIGSSGRFRDKKGIEFLLDACEELSHEIDLSLLLIGDFVEKEREYWQQQIKQCDLGSRLCITGITSRQEALAYLPKLDIFAIPSLTDGCPNALLEAMLAGCAIVGTKVDAIGEILEDGVNGLLVNPGSTTELKAALRCLATQPQLRQKLGAAAKTKAQQQLHPSVEHQNWINVYQKVFTTWEYEKDIVHRLYGDNNFSADNFNSTYFGTGANQNQ; this is translated from the coding sequence ATGACTAAAACAAAGATTTGCATTACCACATTGGAATATCCACCAGATGTTGGCGGTGTAGGTGAGTCAGTGCATCGTATTGCCCAAATGTTAATTAATAGTGGTTATGAAATTCATGTTGCGGTTTTTCGTTCAAAGCAACGATTAGTTAGTGATGACAGCCGCAGGCGTTCCAGTTGCAAAACAATCCTTCAGGATGGGGTGTTTGTGCATCGGATTAAGTCGGCTGTGCGCGATGAAATGCAAGAAATTCAAGACTTTTTTAGTGATGTTTACTTTCAATTGAAATGTCTGCATCAAAAGTATAGTTTTGACTTGTTTCATGCCTTTTTTATGAATGAGACAGGTTATGTAACAACTCTTTTAGCAAAAGAAAATGACGTGCCAGTCATCAATAGCGTTCGCGGTGCTGACTTGCACAAACATATTTTTAATCCCAAAAATCATGCTCAGATAGCGTGGGTTTTAGAAAATTCTAATTGGGTGACGTTTGTGAGTCGAGAATTGCAGAAAAGAGCTAGTGTAATTGTTCCAAGTGTGAAGTTAAAATCTTCCGCTTTCTGGAACTCGATCGCACCTATCAATTTTGCCAAACTCCTCACCCCTCCTCTAGTTAGAGAGTTGCCGGGTATTGTTATCGGTTCTAGTGGCAGGTTCCGCGACAAGAAGGGAATAGAATTTCTCCTTGATGCCTGTGAGGAGTTGAGTCACGAAATAGATCTGTCACTGTTATTGATTGGCGATTTTGTTGAAAAAGAACGGGAATACTGGCAGCAACAAATCAAACAATGTGATTTGGGTTCTCGTCTCTGCATTACTGGTATTACCAGTCGGCAAGAAGCTTTAGCCTACCTCCCAAAATTGGATATTTTTGCTATTCCTTCACTAACTGATGGCTGTCCAAATGCACTGCTAGAAGCCATGCTAGCTGGTTGTGCGATTGTTGGAACCAAAGTAGATGCTATTGGTGAAATTCTTGAAGATGGTGTTAACGGGTTGCTAGTTAACCCCGGTAGTACCACAGAACTCAAAGCAGCACTGCGATGTTTAGCAACTCAACCACAACTGCGGCAAAAGCTGGGTGCAGCAGCAAAAACAAAAGCACAACAGCAACTTCACCCATCCGTAGAACATCAAAACTGGATCAATGTTTACCAAAAAGTTTTTACGACATGGGAATACGAAAAAGACATCGTACATCGCCTTTATGGCGACAATAATTTCTCTGCTGACAATTTTAACAGTACCTACTTTGGTACAGGCGCAAACCAAAATCAGTGA
- a CDS encoding histidine phosphatase family protein, translating to MNKQQPTTNPPGSQSLMGGTPKTALAHKQLRVILVRHGQSTYNAQKRYQGSCDDSVLTDKGHQSAYQTGVALKTYSVDAIYTSPLRRTQETAKDILQAFAKDIPLQTHPCLQEISMPGWESLSFEYVREHFVEEYRCWKEKPHEFAFIDSSFVTSHLLLAKATTSLQIKDNKPPRTKQFFPVLDLYEKAGRFWQEILPRHAGQTVLIVSHAGTIRALIGTAIALSPARYHTLQQSNCGVSILKFSHPFDQSAKLEAMNFTTHLGEVLPKLKEGKHGLRLLLVPSSGANPNSIEKLAVFLHKEAIAFCISTDFDKNQHIAEKILQYHPSTVHLQTLRLDFPRLWQQTIQSCSIDSTSLTTGLVVADDTIIQQMLGQVLELSADQQENLQLISGTMSIVHYPVAHRKPVLQALNISSTELH from the coding sequence ATGAACAAACAACAACCAACAACCAACCCTCCGGGTTCGCAGTCGCTCATGGGGGGAACCCCCAAGACCGCGCTGGCTCACAAACAACTTCGCGTCATCTTAGTACGTCACGGTCAAAGTACATACAACGCCCAAAAACGATATCAGGGCAGTTGTGATGACTCTGTTTTGACTGACAAAGGCCATCAGTCTGCCTACCAAACTGGCGTAGCCTTAAAAACCTATTCTGTAGATGCAATTTATACTAGCCCTTTACGACGCACTCAAGAGACTGCTAAGGATATTTTGCAGGCATTCGCCAAAGACATACCCTTACAAACTCATCCCTGTTTGCAAGAAATCAGTATGCCTGGGTGGGAGAGTTTATCTTTTGAATATGTACGCGAGCATTTTGTTGAAGAGTATCGTTGCTGGAAAGAAAAACCTCATGAGTTTGCATTCATAGATTCGTCATTTGTTACTAGTCATTTGTTATTGGCAAAAGCTACAACTTCCTTACAAATAAAAGATAATAAACCACCAAGAACAAAACAGTTTTTTCCAGTATTGGATTTGTATGAAAAAGCTGGCCGATTTTGGCAAGAGATTTTACCGCGTCATGCAGGGCAAACTGTACTGATAGTGAGCCATGCTGGGACGATTCGTGCCTTAATCGGTACTGCGATCGCACTCTCACCCGCACGCTACCATACTCTCCAGCAATCTAATTGCGGCGTTAGCATCCTCAAATTTTCTCACCCTTTTGATCAATCGGCAAAGCTAGAAGCAATGAACTTCACTACCCATTTAGGAGAAGTTTTACCGAAACTTAAAGAAGGCAAACATGGTCTGCGTCTATTGTTAGTACCATCTTCGGGAGCAAATCCGAATTCTATCGAGAAACTCGCGGTGTTTCTTCACAAAGAGGCGATCGCTTTTTGCATTAGTACTGACTTTGACAAAAACCAACATATTGCTGAAAAAATTCTTCAGTACCACCCAAGCACTGTTCACCTGCAAACATTGCGGCTAGACTTCCCTCGGCTTTGGCAACAAACCATTCAATCTTGTAGCATCGACTCTACCAGTCTCACCACAGGATTGGTAGTTGCTGATGATACGATCATCCAACAGATGTTGGGTCAAGTCCTGGAGCTGTCAGCAGACCAACAGGAGAATTTACAACTAATCTCTGGAACCATGAGTATTGTTCACTATCCTGTTGCTCATCGCAAACCTGTGCTTCAGGCGTTGAATATTTCTAGTACTGAGTTACATTAA